In Candidatus Babeliales bacterium, the sequence TAAAAAATGGCTAAATCCCTACATCCTATGTGATCAATTCGTAGGAGATCAGCTATATTTACCGTGACATCCTGGATAAAAGTGCACGTTATTAGGTATGCCCTCATTTTTACTAGGCTCCATCCACTTTTGCTAAAATAATAAAAGGATTGTATAAACGGTAGCGTTCAATCAATTGCAATAAAGGAACGCTACCATGGAAAAGTATTACATCACCGAAGAGGCTTTTGAAAAGATTTTTATGTACGTAAGAGAATTGAAAGGGGTTTATTGTAAAAAACGTGAAAAAACAAGGAAATTCTTAGAAGCCGTGTCCTTTGTAATGAGAACAGGAGCCCAATGGATAGAACTCCCAAAATATTATGGAAATTACAAAAGCATACACAAGCGTTTTATATCATGGGCTAAGAAAGAAATTTGGAATGAAATACTTTTTCATTTTTCCAAAGACTGTGATGCAGAGTCATTTTTAATTGATGGGAGTGTCATTCGAGCTCATGCATGTGCAAGCGGTTATCAAAAAGATTCTCAAGAAGAGCAAGCTTTAGGTCGCAGTAAGGGAGGATTTACAACAAAAATTCACGCTCTTGTTGATGCGTTGGGGTTGCCTATTAGGTTTATTTTGACGCCCGGACAAAGCAGTGAAATCAAACAAGCTCCAAAACTTATTCAAGGCATCACAGGGGCTAATATCCTTGGAGATAAGGCTTTTGACAGTGATGAATTTATTAACCAAATCATATCGCAAAACTGTAAGGCTGTCATACCTCCACGTTCAAACCGAAAAATTCAAAGAGAGGTCGATTACTCCTTATATAAAGAAAGACATTTGATAGAATGTTTCTTTGCCAAGGTAAAACATTTTAGGCGAATCTTCTCAAGGTTTGATAAGATGGCTCTCGCTTATATGGGTTTTTTAGCCTTTGCTTCTACCATTATTTGGCTTAGGTGACAAAAGTGGATGGAACCTAGTACAGTAAATCATTGATTTTGATACCCAGGAAGAAGAGCAGGATAAAGCCTTTTTAGTTTAATGCGTGCATCATCAGTGGTGAATTGCCAATTCACAACTGACTTTTCTTCATTTCTCATTTTGCACCATGCATTGATCTCGGAAATAAGAATTTCCTTCTCTGGGATTCTGCGATCTAAGCACTGGCGACTCAAGTGACTCAGCTCAATTTCTGCCATATTCAGCCAACTTCCATGCTTGGGCGTATAATGAATCTCTAATTTATCCAATATTCTTTTTGCTTCAGATGGTGAAAATGCCTCATATAATGATGACCCCGTGTGTGTATTCAAGTTGTCCATCACCAACACAATTCTGTCGACATTTGGATAGTGTACATCCGTTAATTCTTTAACAAAATGCGCCCAATCAACTTTTGTACGACGATCCGTTACCTTTACGTGCCGCTTGCCTGTAAGCGGCTCGCAAGCCATAAAAATATTGCTGGTTCCATTCCTTTCATATTCAGTGTCATAACGCTCAGTTTCTCCAGGTTTTACAGGTATTGGAGAACATATTTCTTTCGTAAGTTGTTTGTTTGTCTCATCCATACAAACAAGGGGGCGTTTTTCGTCATAGGGCTTTTTGTAGGTGTCTAAAACGTCTTCCATTTTACAAACAAATTCTGCATCAGATTCAGGGGGGATGCACCATTCTCGTTTTTGCCATGGTTTTAATTCATTTTTTTTAA encodes:
- a CDS encoding IS630 family transposase (programmed frameshift), with the translated sequence MEKYTVKLTKEERENLSSMTKRGKHAASKILHARILLATDEGDYADGESIKTDKAVAKLLDITGLTVQRVRKRLVDEGLEAALLRKKHTRTRPRKITGQEEAHLIAICCSSPPEGRSRWTLKLLSDRLVAMEVVESISPATVCRGIKKNELKPWQKREWCIPPESDAEFVCKMEDVLDTYKKPYDEKRPLVCMDETNKQLTKEICSPIPVKPGETERYDTEYERNGTSNIFMACEPLTGKRHVKVTDRRTKVDWAHFVKELTDVHYPNVDRIVLVMDNLNTHTGSSLYEAFSPSEAKRILDKLEIHYTPKHGSWLNMAEIELSHLSRQCLDRRIPEKEILISEINAWCKMRNEEKSVVNWQFTTDDARIKLKRLYPALLPGYQNQ
- a CDS encoding IS5 family transposase: MEKYYITEEAFEKIFMYVRELKGVYCKKREKTRKFLEAVSFVMRTGAQWIELPKYYGNYKSIHKRFISWAKKEIWNEILFHFSKDCDAESFLIDGSVIRAHACASGYQKDSQEEQALGRSKGGFTTKIHALVDALGLPIRFILTPGQSSEIKQAPKLIQGITGANILGDKAFDSDEFINQIISQNCKAVIPPRSNRKIQREVDYSLYKERHLIECFFAKVKHFRRIFSRFDKMALAYMGFLAFASTIIWLR